Proteins from one Chroococcidiopsis sp. CCMEE 29 genomic window:
- the devC gene encoding ABC transporter permease DevC, translated as MFRKLLRKTPLAWLQVKREKQRLAVALAGIAFADVLMFIQIGLNETLYDSAAMIQNTLQGDFFLINPISEALQSLKSFPRERLYQAAGLAAVKSVTPIYMGRANWRNPQQTQRERTVLAIGINPVKPMFNLPEINQQIDQLKPLNRMIFDRASRREFGDIATLFQQSNSLSVQVNDRQLWVTGLFTLGVSFGTDGTMITSDSTFLRLFPDRQPEEIDVGLIKLKPEANLDQVQAKLKATLPDDVLVLTRKEFGDREKQYWSSSTPTGFIFGFGTVIGFVVGVVIVYQILYSDVSEHLPEYATLKAMGYSDGYLVGILIQESLILAVLGFIPGFVLSCGLYLIAAQATLLPIEMTAPRAILVLCLTIVMCTVSGGAAMRKLQAADPADIF; from the coding sequence ATGTTTCGCAAGCTCCTCCGCAAAACACCGCTCGCGTGGCTTCAAGTTAAACGAGAAAAACAGCGTCTTGCAGTCGCTCTCGCCGGAATCGCCTTCGCCGATGTCCTCATGTTTATTCAGATTGGGCTGAATGAAACGCTTTATGATTCCGCTGCAATGATTCAAAACACGCTTCAAGGCGACTTTTTCCTGATCAATCCCATTTCTGAAGCGTTGCAGTCGCTCAAATCATTCCCAAGAGAGCGTCTGTATCAAGCCGCCGGGCTAGCAGCTGTCAAATCGGTCACGCCGATCTACATGGGACGCGCTAACTGGCGCAATCCGCAGCAAACTCAGCGCGAGCGTACAGTTCTGGCGATCGGGATTAACCCAGTAAAACCTATGTTTAACCTACCCGAAATCAATCAGCAGATCGATCAACTCAAGCCATTAAACCGCATGATATTTGATCGCGCTAGTCGCAGGGAATTTGGAGACATTGCAACCCTTTTCCAGCAGTCAAATTCCCTCTCAGTGCAGGTGAACGATCGACAACTTTGGGTGACTGGACTGTTTACGCTCGGTGTCTCTTTCGGTACAGATGGCACCATGATTACCAGCGATTCCACCTTTCTACGCCTGTTTCCCGATCGCCAACCTGAAGAAATTGATGTGGGTCTGATCAAGCTGAAGCCTGAAGCGAACCTGGATCAAGTGCAAGCAAAGCTCAAAGCAACCCTGCCTGATGATGTCTTAGTATTAACCCGCAAGGAATTTGGCGATCGTGAGAAGCAATATTGGTCAAGCAGTACACCAACTGGCTTCATCTTTGGCTTCGGAACCGTGATTGGCTTCGTTGTTGGGGTTGTGATTGTTTACCAAATTCTTTACTCGGATGTGTCCGAGCATCTGCCTGAATATGCCACATTGAAAGCGATGGGGTATAGCGATGGCTATTTAGTTGGCATTCTGATTCAAGAATCTCTCATCTTAGCAGTCTTAGGATTTATTCCTGGATTTGTCCTCTCCTGCGGATTGTACTTAATTGCGGCACAAGCAACCCTCCTACCGATTGAGATGACAGCACCCCGCGCCATTCTAGTTTTGTGTCTGACGATCGTCATGTGTACGGTCTCCGGTGGGGCTGCTATGCGGAAGTTACAAGCGGCTGATCCTGCTGATATCTTTTGA
- a CDS encoding ABC exporter membrane fusion protein, translating to MKSQLLLKPSNRWVIPLIVAGVAITGATALYGSSQFKHADKSSKVTATRQVKQIAALGRLEPVSEVVRVSAPASLNNDRVTQLLVQRGDQVEVGQVIAVLASRDRLQTALLEAQAQVKVAQANLAKIQAGAKQGAIEAQQAEIRRLEAERQGRIESQTATIARLASELQNAETEYNRYQSLFQEGAISASQQDNKRLTFETAQTNLQEAEAVQNRIRTTNSQELNKARANLDQIAEVRPVDVRAAQAEVERSLAAAKQAEANLAEAYIYSPIAGRILRVHAKPGETVGNNGIVELGQTAQMEAVAEVYQTDIGKIREGQQATITGESFAGEVIGTVRQVGLQVLQQKVASGTPGENLDRRIVEVRIRINPEDSQRVADLTNLQVQVAIKL from the coding sequence ATGAAAAGCCAACTCCTATTGAAGCCCTCTAATCGGTGGGTAATTCCTCTCATTGTGGCTGGAGTTGCCATTACGGGTGCAACGGCGCTCTACGGGAGCTCTCAGTTTAAGCATGCTGACAAATCATCCAAAGTGACAGCGACTCGACAGGTTAAGCAAATCGCAGCCTTGGGGCGGTTAGAACCTGTATCAGAGGTGGTTCGAGTCTCTGCTCCAGCCTCGTTGAACAACGATCGCGTGACTCAACTGTTGGTGCAACGAGGCGATCAGGTGGAAGTAGGTCAGGTGATTGCCGTTTTAGCGAGCCGCGATCGCCTCCAAACGGCTCTGCTTGAGGCTCAAGCACAAGTCAAGGTAGCGCAGGCAAATCTTGCAAAAATTCAGGCGGGCGCTAAGCAGGGGGCAATTGAAGCGCAACAAGCCGAGATTAGACGTTTGGAAGCAGAGCGTCAAGGCAGGATTGAGTCTCAAACCGCGACGATTGCCCGGTTAGCATCTGAACTTCAAAATGCGGAAACCGAATACAACCGCTATCAATCCCTGTTTCAGGAAGGGGCGATTTCAGCGTCTCAGCAAGATAATAAGCGGCTAACCTTCGAAACCGCACAAACAAATTTGCAAGAGGCTGAAGCAGTCCAAAATCGCATCCGAACTACTAACTCACAAGAGTTGAATAAAGCGAGGGCAAACCTGGATCAAATTGCTGAAGTGCGTCCGGTTGATGTGCGAGCAGCCCAAGCCGAAGTCGAGCGATCGCTTGCTGCTGCCAAACAAGCTGAGGCAAACCTAGCTGAAGCCTATATCTACTCTCCCATTGCAGGTCGTATTCTGAGAGTCCATGCAAAACCTGGAGAAACCGTTGGCAACAACGGCATTGTGGAGTTAGGACAAACAGCTCAGATGGAAGCGGTTGCGGAAGTTTATCAGACCGACATCGGCAAAATTCGTGAAGGGCAGCAAGCCACGATTACAGGTGAATCGTTTGCTGGAGAGGTGATTGGCACCGTCCGCCAGGTCGGGTTACAGGTGCTTCAGCAAAAAGTTGCCAGTGGCACTCCGGGCGAGAATCTTGATCGTCGGATTGTGGAAGTCCGTATTCGTATCAATCCAGAAGATAGCCAGCGAGTTGCAGACTTAACCAACTTACAGGTGCAAGTCGCAATCAAACTGTGA
- a CDS encoding TolC family protein → MKRLQIFNSFWPSLTALLATQPAWADTVPVTGVRLNPTLSGVEVILETPSNTSPRVLASSFGRTFSANLIDTQLHVPQGKSFRATNPTAGISGVTVKPMNANSIRVIVTGKADLPVGQMVRSDRGLVFSLKTNSKTSWAPAPSRPAERNQLQLASTKVGQQPQAPPPATPPAPAAPVTPAPATPTPAAPATPAPNTDIRTPALPTPNYLNPSPNPLRLPTQPEEVRVLGAQPITLQQAIDLAERNNRELQTARLALERSQAALREAQAALYPDLSVGAGITNSGRNVFSDQDDTFTGAGQIPGLNLEGGEGSATALSGTLSLNYDLFTAGSRQANIRRTEEQLRLQQLDVERLSEEVRLNVSNDYYGLQQADEQVRINQAAVINAQASLRDAQALEQAGVGTRFDVLQAQVELANSTQNLTNAVSQQQIARRQLATRLSVPQSILVTAAEPVEIAGLWNFSLEQSLVQAFQNRAELVQQLAQRNIAEQNRRIALAQIRPQIGLSATYNVRDTFDDQRNFTDNYSLGANVSLNLYDGGAARARARQEEANIAIAETNFAEQRNQIGLQVEEAFADLQSEFANIQTASVALEQAREALRLARLRFQAGVGTQTDVITQQNALTQAEGNRVNAILNYNRALARLQRSISAGQPR, encoded by the coding sequence GTGAAAAGACTGCAAATATTCAACAGCTTCTGGCCGAGCCTTACCGCACTCTTAGCAACTCAGCCCGCTTGGGCTGATACCGTGCCAGTGACTGGAGTACGGCTCAACCCTACACTCAGCGGTGTTGAGGTGATATTAGAGACACCTAGCAATACTTCGCCTCGAGTCTTGGCTTCCTCGTTTGGTCGAACCTTCAGTGCAAACCTGATCGATACTCAACTGCACGTTCCACAAGGCAAATCTTTTCGCGCCACTAATCCTACTGCTGGGATTAGTGGCGTCACTGTCAAACCGATGAATGCCAACAGTATCCGGGTGATTGTAACTGGAAAAGCCGATCTACCTGTAGGACAAATGGTTCGGAGCGATCGAGGTCTAGTTTTCAGCTTGAAGACAAACTCTAAGACCTCCTGGGCTCCGGCTCCGAGTCGTCCTGCCGAACGAAACCAGCTACAGCTTGCCTCGACCAAAGTTGGGCAACAACCACAAGCACCGCCGCCTGCTACCCCCCCCGCTCCAGCAGCTCCAGTCACACCCGCGCCTGCTACCCCAACTCCAGCAGCTCCAGCCACACCTGCGCCTAACACTGATATTCGTACTCCAGCACTCCCAACCCCTAACTACCTCAATCCCAGTCCGAATCCGCTACGGCTCCCTACTCAACCGGAGGAAGTGCGGGTGCTGGGAGCCCAACCTATTACCTTACAACAGGCGATTGATTTAGCAGAGCGTAACAATCGGGAGCTACAGACTGCACGTCTAGCTTTAGAACGTAGTCAAGCTGCCCTGCGAGAGGCACAAGCTGCTTTGTATCCCGATCTGAGTGTTGGAGCTGGGATTACTAATAGCGGCAGAAATGTTTTTAGCGATCAGGATGATACTTTCACTGGAGCTGGACAAATTCCTGGGTTGAATCTAGAGGGTGGTGAAGGAAGTGCCACAGCCTTAAGTGGCACCCTATCGCTGAATTACGATCTGTTTACGGCTGGTTCGCGCCAAGCCAATATTCGCAGAACTGAGGAACAGTTACGCCTCCAGCAATTAGATGTTGAACGCTTAAGTGAGGAAGTTCGCTTAAATGTCTCCAATGATTACTACGGTCTACAACAAGCAGACGAGCAAGTACGAATTAACCAGGCTGCTGTCATTAATGCCCAGGCTAGTTTACGCGATGCTCAAGCTTTAGAACAAGCTGGAGTCGGAACCCGCTTCGATGTGCTGCAAGCACAGGTAGAGCTAGCTAATTCCACTCAAAATCTAACTAATGCCGTCAGTCAGCAGCAAATTGCTCGTCGCCAGTTAGCAACTCGGTTAAGTGTACCTCAGTCGATCCTTGTCACAGCGGCAGAACCTGTCGAAATAGCCGGTCTTTGGAATTTCTCATTAGAACAGAGTTTGGTGCAAGCTTTTCAAAACCGTGCTGAACTGGTACAGCAGTTAGCACAACGGAATATCGCTGAACAAAACCGACGCATTGCTCTGGCTCAAATCAGACCTCAGATTGGTCTGTCTGCTACCTACAACGTCCGCGATACGTTTGACGACCAGCGGAACTTTACAGATAATTATTCGCTGGGAGCAAACGTCTCACTCAATTTATATGATGGAGGAGCGGCAAGAGCAAGAGCGCGGCAGGAGGAAGCTAATATTGCGATCGCCGAAACTAATTTTGCTGAGCAGCGTAATCAGATCGGTCTCCAGGTAGAAGAAGCCTTTGCTGACTTGCAGTCCGAATTTGCCAATATTCAGACAGCTTCGGTTGCTTTAGAACAAGCCAGGGAAGCTTTACGTCTGGCACGGTTAAGATTCCAAGCTGGTGTAGGCACCCAAACTGATGTAATTACCCAACAAAATGCCCTTACTCAAGCTGAAGGAAATCGGGTGAATGCCATTTTGAACTACAACCGCGCCTTGGCTAGATTGCAACGCTCAATTAGCGCTGGACAGCCTCGTTAA
- a CDS encoding response regulator yields MASCGTFQKLRPLSLLAHLSNCYDSAHLKVNSSSIFWSIYLEQGKITYASHSIAPFDRLDCHLRRLSYKIPSLSSETRAQLRLLFETDPESQSMPNSDYQAICWLVDRQYLNATQAAELIAGLVKEVIESFLLVKQGTYELNAKLGGTTDFCRLDFQPIVEDCQKRLQAWKSLGPEIWSPYQRPYFSNRNSTQQQILPEINKRLAAILKGFSFRHLAILLNQDELQLAQSLHQYVINGTILLQAPYPPFDQLPKIGEPSPANQVPPLEAVYKPPAPISPLTVNNSATSSDKIFPIAQSSKTPPQNVTLNPQNIQRAELKGIKIPSPENIILNPQNTQPAELNRDTGNIPASSNNNPVDQTASPSNKIPTEPAIKSTYKIVCVDDSPTMLKELNYFLDDESFSVFTIGDSVKALMQIVRVKPDLILLDVNMAGIDGYELCKLLRNHSLFKNTPVIMVTGNTGIIDRVKARLVGASGYLTKPFTQSDLLKLVFRHLS; encoded by the coding sequence ATGGCCAGCTGCGGAACCTTTCAAAAACTACGTCCGTTGAGTTTGTTAGCGCATCTATCGAATTGTTATGATAGCGCTCATTTAAAAGTAAATAGTAGTTCGATTTTCTGGTCGATCTACCTGGAGCAAGGAAAAATCACCTACGCTTCGCATTCAATTGCTCCCTTCGATCGGCTTGATTGCCATTTGCGTCGGCTTAGTTATAAAATTCCTTCACTTAGCAGTGAAACTAGAGCACAGCTACGTTTACTATTTGAAACTGACCCCGAAAGTCAGTCAATGCCAAATTCTGATTATCAAGCGATTTGCTGGTTAGTTGATCGCCAGTATTTGAATGCGACTCAAGCAGCAGAATTAATCGCAGGATTAGTTAAAGAAGTCATTGAATCCTTCCTCTTGGTAAAACAAGGAACTTACGAATTGAATGCCAAGCTTGGTGGAACGACTGATTTCTGTCGGCTCGACTTTCAACCTATAGTTGAAGATTGTCAAAAACGTTTGCAGGCTTGGAAATCTCTGGGACCAGAAATTTGGTCTCCCTATCAACGTCCTTACTTTTCAAATCGCAATTCAACCCAGCAGCAAATTTTACCAGAAATTAACAAAAGATTAGCTGCGATTCTGAAAGGTTTTAGTTTTCGTCATCTTGCTATTTTACTGAATCAAGACGAACTGCAGTTGGCGCAAAGCTTGCACCAATACGTAATCAATGGAACTATTTTATTACAAGCGCCCTATCCACCATTTGACCAACTACCAAAAATAGGCGAACCATCACCAGCCAATCAGGTTCCTCCTCTAGAAGCAGTTTATAAACCACCAGCACCAATTAGTCCTCTTACTGTAAATAATTCTGCAACTTCTTCAGACAAGATATTTCCAATTGCTCAATCATCAAAAACTCCTCCTCAAAACGTCACCTTAAATCCCCAAAATATTCAGCGGGCAGAATTAAAGGGAATAAAAATTCCTTCTCCAGAGAACATCATCTTAAATCCCCAAAATACACAGCCAGCAGAATTAAACAGAGATACAGGTAATATCCCTGCGTCCAGTAATAATAATCCTGTCGATCAAACAGCTAGTCCCTCAAATAAAATACCAACAGAACCGGCTATCAAGAGTACATACAAAATTGTATGTGTAGATGATAGTCCAACCATGTTAAAAGAGCTTAATTATTTCTTGGACGATGAAAGTTTTTCAGTTTTTACAATTGGCGATTCAGTTAAAGCTTTAATGCAAATCGTTAGAGTTAAGCCGGACTTGATTTTGTTAGACGTGAACATGGCAGGAATAGATGGTTATGAGCTATGTAAACTATTACGAAATCATTCGCTGTTCAAAAATACACCTGTTATTATGGTTACGGGAAACACTGGGATTATAGACAGAGTAAAAGCCAGGCTAGTAGGAGCATCGGGTTATTTGACAAAACCTTTTACGCAGTCAGATTTGCTCAAACTTGTGTTTAGGCATTTATCTTAA
- a CDS encoding PP2C family serine/threonine-protein phosphatase has translation MNLSDPHEELHTQRRLNTSQQLWYWHVVAASVRGTSHEKVGQLCQDAHHWQKLPKGVLVAAVGDGAGSATLGKVGAIVATQTAVETIVEALCRESTLQLPEEEPDWQLLLTKALEAAKTAVEAEAVVCKMKARDLATTLIIVVATPKLIAAVQIGDGLAVACDRQGNMIALTAPQHGEYINETTFLVSPNALNTAQVTLWRGSTSNIAVLSDGLQMLALDMGQGKPHEPFFSPLFHFMAEVKDENEAKDQLGAFLRSPRITERTDDDLTLLLATLIS, from the coding sequence ATGAACTTGAGTGACCCCCATGAAGAGTTACATACACAAAGACGATTGAATACTTCTCAACAGTTATGGTACTGGCACGTAGTAGCAGCGTCGGTTCGTGGCACAAGTCATGAAAAAGTAGGACAACTTTGTCAAGATGCTCATCACTGGCAGAAGTTGCCAAAGGGAGTGTTAGTAGCGGCGGTAGGCGATGGTGCAGGTTCAGCAACTTTGGGTAAAGTTGGAGCAATCGTCGCTACTCAAACAGCGGTAGAAACAATTGTAGAAGCACTATGTAGAGAGTCCACGCTGCAATTACCTGAGGAGGAACCCGACTGGCAACTACTCTTGACTAAAGCCCTTGAGGCAGCGAAGACAGCTGTTGAAGCAGAAGCAGTAGTGTGCAAAATGAAGGCACGGGATTTAGCTACGACCTTAATTATCGTGGTTGCCACACCTAAACTGATTGCAGCCGTGCAGATCGGGGATGGCTTGGCTGTAGCGTGCGATCGCCAAGGCAACATGATCGCACTCACTGCACCGCAGCACGGGGAATACATTAACGAAACTACTTTCCTGGTCTCTCCTAACGCTTTGAACACAGCACAGGTAACTTTATGGCGTGGTTCAACGTCAAATATTGCAGTTCTCTCAGATGGATTGCAAATGCTAGCTTTGGATATGGGTCAGGGTAAGCCACACGAACCATTCTTTTCCCCGTTGTTCCACTTTATGGCAGAGGTAAAGGATGAGAATGAAGCCAAGGATCAGCTGGGAGCATTTCTGCGATCACCAAGGATTACAGAACGGACGGATGATGACTTGACACTTTTATTGGCGACACTTATTAGTTGA
- a CDS encoding VWA domain-containing protein, protein MPDPIKLDEAVEFAENPEARCPCVLLVDTSGSMQGAPIDALNQGLRTFRDDLIKNSLASRRVEVAVVTFDCDINVVQDFVTADEFEPPTLTAQGLTSLGSGINKALDILQTRKALYRANGVAYYRPWIFMITDGEPQGEPEQIVEQATQRLKDDEDNKRVAFFTVGVENANMTRLSQICVRTPIKLKGLNFTELFLWLSASMSAVSYSKLDEQVALPPVGWGVF, encoded by the coding sequence ATGCCTGACCCAATAAAACTTGACGAAGCGGTAGAGTTCGCAGAGAATCCAGAGGCACGTTGCCCGTGTGTTCTCTTAGTAGATACATCTGGCTCTATGCAAGGCGCACCGATTGATGCTTTGAATCAAGGGTTGCGTACGTTTAGAGATGACTTGATTAAAAACTCGCTTGCTTCGCGGCGAGTTGAGGTAGCAGTAGTCACCTTTGACTGTGATATTAATGTCGTGCAGGATTTTGTAACTGCTGACGAGTTTGAACCGCCGACATTAACAGCGCAGGGGTTGACTAGTCTAGGTTCAGGAATCAACAAAGCGTTGGATATACTCCAAACCCGCAAGGCGTTGTATCGCGCCAATGGGGTGGCTTATTATCGTCCGTGGATATTCATGATCACCGACGGAGAGCCACAAGGAGAACCAGAGCAAATTGTTGAGCAAGCAACACAGCGCTTGAAAGATGATGAAGATAATAAGCGAGTTGCTTTTTTTACAGTAGGTGTAGAAAATGCTAACATGACACGCTTAAGCCAAATCTGTGTAAGGACTCCGATTAAGCTGAAGGGATTAAACTTTACAGAATTGTTCCTTTGGCTCTCAGCTAGTATGTCCGCCGTCTCCTATTCAAAGTTAGATGAGCAGGTAGCGCTGCCACCAGTAGGTTGGGGAGTGTTTTAG
- a CDS encoding MarR family transcriptional regulator, translating into MELQRSVCFAEPPIAVNQHPAYYKIVNLHQTCSIVDAAFDAALSPFGLSSAQWDVLRLLREHPGASGADVARCAKVTPQAVATMLQRLEKAELITRHSARGRVVETYLTPQGESLLKKGDRIAKQIEAQVFSGFSAEEQEQFNQYLLRCRANLNSDEYRQEQ; encoded by the coding sequence ATGGAATTGCAACGTTCTGTGTGCTTTGCTGAACCTCCAATTGCTGTGAATCAACATCCTGCTTACTACAAGATTGTCAACCTGCATCAAACTTGCTCCATTGTCGATGCGGCGTTTGATGCAGCGCTCTCTCCATTCGGGCTGAGTTCAGCGCAATGGGACGTTCTACGGCTCCTACGCGAACATCCAGGGGCTTCGGGAGCTGATGTTGCCCGCTGTGCAAAAGTCACTCCTCAAGCCGTTGCAACGATGCTGCAACGCTTAGAGAAGGCAGAACTTATCACGCGCCATTCAGCACGGGGACGGGTAGTAGAAACTTATCTCACTCCACAAGGAGAATCCCTACTCAAGAAAGGCGATCGCATTGCCAAGCAGATTGAAGCCCAAGTCTTCTCAGGCTTTAGTGCCGAAGAGCAAGAGCAATTTAACCAGTATCTGTTACGTTGCAGGGCGAACTTAAACTCTGATGAGTATCGCCAGGAACAATAA
- a CDS encoding tetratricopeptide repeat protein, which produces MRLQRKSNAQIITLDLNSTLGHGGEARVYAVPQDETLVAKVYHQPGDVQAHKLAAMLANPPENPMAGQGHISIAWPIDLLQAVERSDRVVGFVMPRVKGMHSLLDFYNPKTRRQKCPFFNYLYLHRAARNIAAAFGALHARGYCIGDVNESNILVGDTALATLVDTDSFQVRDPHSGVVYRCSVGKPEFTPPELQGKNFRELNRVPEHDLFGLAVLIFQLLMEGTHPFSGIFQGAGDPPPYEVRIGAGHFSYSVGRRVPYIATPTAPNFEILHPSLRQLFVRCFEEGHNNPQMRPNAQTWQAALKEAENALVTCSVNNQHRYGNHLNICPWCERTVRLGGRDPFPSWQAVQKRQHLQPLPRKRVTHYRSDRTVAPISSIATRQTSLLLTLPRQQRKRIKKKFNPLVLGLFGVGVLGLLEIMVIVNDIKLPPDSGFTIFPTNNPEPPQLPNNGGEGFVAYYNQGNTYYQLGDYEGAIEKFSQALRLNPQDSQAYVNRGNARHEIAQLSGDPDSFYKAAIEDFNQALRISPGEAQAYLSRGIVRYEIAQYSKTPDKDYQQAIEDFNQAVRLSPQEAKAYVKRGIVRYKLAQYSGDFNVGYKAAVDDFNTALGLNPDEAEAYLKRGIIRYELVQYSGSTKKDYRVAVEDLQKAAKLFLQQGNIEDYQLALGNICVALENKCDSFLRNPEKFILSVPQPVPGEKMPSNGT; this is translated from the coding sequence ATGCGGTTGCAACGTAAATCCAACGCTCAAATTATTACCTTGGATCTCAACTCGACTCTGGGACATGGGGGTGAAGCCCGTGTATACGCAGTGCCGCAAGATGAGACACTGGTAGCGAAAGTTTATCATCAACCTGGGGATGTGCAAGCACACAAACTTGCTGCTATGCTGGCCAATCCGCCAGAAAACCCAATGGCAGGACAAGGGCATATCTCGATTGCTTGGCCGATTGACTTGCTACAGGCGGTAGAACGTAGCGATCGCGTTGTCGGCTTTGTGATGCCGCGTGTCAAAGGGATGCACTCCCTACTTGACTTTTACAACCCTAAAACACGTCGCCAAAAGTGCCCATTCTTCAACTATCTCTACCTGCATCGCGCTGCCCGTAATATCGCTGCTGCCTTTGGAGCATTACATGCGCGGGGCTACTGTATTGGAGACGTGAACGAATCCAACATCCTCGTCGGTGACACTGCCCTAGCAACGCTGGTAGACACAGACTCATTTCAAGTACGCGACCCCCATAGTGGCGTTGTTTATCGCTGTAGCGTTGGCAAGCCAGAGTTTACCCCACCTGAACTCCAAGGCAAAAATTTTAGAGAATTAAATCGGGTACCCGAACATGACTTGTTTGGATTAGCAGTGCTGATATTTCAGCTGCTAATGGAAGGAACACACCCCTTTTCAGGCATCTTTCAAGGTGCAGGCGATCCACCCCCTTACGAAGTACGCATCGGAGCTGGGCATTTTTCTTACAGTGTAGGACGGCGCGTACCTTATATTGCTACACCCACTGCACCAAACTTTGAAATTCTACATCCTAGCCTGCGACAGTTGTTTGTGCGGTGCTTTGAGGAGGGACATAACAATCCGCAAATGCGCCCTAATGCCCAAACTTGGCAAGCTGCACTCAAGGAAGCGGAAAACGCCCTTGTTACCTGTTCCGTCAACAACCAGCATCGCTACGGCAATCATCTTAATATCTGTCCTTGGTGTGAACGAACCGTGCGACTGGGAGGACGCGACCCTTTCCCCTCCTGGCAGGCAGTGCAAAAGCGGCAACACCTACAACCCCTGCCGCGAAAGCGAGTTACTCATTATCGGAGCGATCGCACTGTTGCTCCGATTTCGTCAATTGCAACTAGGCAAACGTCTTTATTACTAACGCTTCCAAGACAGCAGAGAAAAAGGATTAAGAAAAAGTTTAACCCACTCGTGCTTGGTTTGTTTGGTGTAGGAGTGTTGGGTTTATTAGAAATAATGGTAATTGTTAACGATATTAAACTGCCTCCAGACAGTGGCTTTACCATTTTCCCGACGAATAATCCTGAGCCGCCTCAACTTCCCAACAATGGCGGTGAGGGTTTTGTTGCCTACTATAACCAGGGTAATACTTACTACCAACTTGGAGACTATGAGGGAGCAATTGAAAAATTTAGTCAAGCCCTCCGTCTCAATCCCCAAGACTCCCAAGCTTACGTAAACCGAGGCAACGCTCGCCATGAGATTGCCCAACTTAGCGGAGATCCGGATAGCTTTTACAAGGCAGCGATTGAAGACTTTAATCAGGCACTACGTATCAGCCCTGGGGAAGCGCAAGCCTATCTGAGTCGGGGGATTGTACGTTATGAAATTGCACAATACAGCAAAACCCCTGATAAAGACTATCAGCAAGCGATTGAAGATTTTAATCAAGCAGTGCGCCTCAGTCCCCAGGAGGCTAAAGCTTATGTTAAGCGTGGGATTGTTCGCTATAAGCTGGCACAGTACAGCGGAGATTTTAATGTTGGCTATAAAGCAGCGGTTGACGACTTCAACACAGCACTGGGTCTCAATCCCGACGAGGCTGAAGCTTACCTTAAGCGTGGAATTATTCGCTATGAGCTGGTTCAATACAGTGGAAGCACTAAGAAAGATTACCGGGTAGCAGTTGAAGATTTACAGAAAGCCGCAAAACTCTTTCTTCAGCAAGGAAATATAGAAGATTACCAACTAGCTCTAGGCAACATCTGTGTTGCACTAGAAAATAAGTGTGACTCGTTTTTAAGAAATCCTGAAAAGTTCATCTTATCAGTGCCCCAACCTGTTCCGGGAGAAAAAATGCCTAGCAATGGCACATAA
- a CDS encoding DevA family ABC transporter ATP-binding protein: MQSLNGSDSIQSLTAEPVISADHLNHYFGEGALRKQALFNIHLDIAPGEIVIMTGPSGSGKTTLLTLMGGLRSAQEGSLKILGQEICGATKQQLIHVRRQIGYIFQAHNLLTFLTAKQNVRMSLELHDQYLEQDIDIICADILKTVGLGQRSNYYADSLSGGQKQRVAIARALVSHPKIVLADEPTAALDKKSGRNVVELMQKLAKEQSCTILLVTHDNRILDIADRIVYMEDGCLVDRPDAATTVQ; encoded by the coding sequence ATGCAATCCCTAAATGGCTCGGATTCAATTCAATCTCTCACCGCTGAACCTGTTATCTCTGCCGATCATCTCAACCATTACTTCGGTGAAGGCGCTCTCCGCAAGCAAGCATTGTTCAACATTCATCTAGACATCGCCCCTGGAGAAATTGTAATTATGACTGGACCTTCAGGTTCTGGCAAAACAACACTGCTCACCCTGATGGGAGGTTTGCGATCGGCACAGGAAGGCAGTCTCAAAATCCTGGGGCAGGAAATCTGTGGAGCCACTAAGCAACAACTCATACACGTGCGACGACAAATTGGTTACATCTTCCAAGCGCATAACCTATTGACTTTCTTAACCGCTAAACAAAATGTGCGCATGTCTCTCGAATTGCACGATCAGTATCTAGAGCAGGATATAGATATCATCTGTGCTGACATCCTTAAAACTGTGGGTTTAGGACAGCGGAGCAACTACTACGCAGATTCACTCTCCGGAGGACAAAAGCAACGGGTGGCGATCGCCCGTGCCCTCGTGAGTCATCCCAAAATTGTTTTAGCCGATGAACCAACAGCAGCACTCGATAAAAAATCTGGGCGCAATGTGGTGGAACTCATGCAGAAGTTAGCAAAAGAACAGAGTTGCACTATCTTGCTTGTGACCCATGACAACCGGATTCTGGATATTGCCGATCGCATTGTCTATATGGAGGACGGTTGCCTGGTAGATCGACCCGATGCGGCTACCACTGTGCAATAA